From a region of the Mobula birostris isolate sMobBir1 chromosome 28, sMobBir1.hap1, whole genome shotgun sequence genome:
- the LOC140188876 gene encoding uncharacterized protein, translating into MQFTCSDCGKGFTRSSNLQRHQRVHTGEKPFTCSECGKGFARSSQLKEHQRVHTGEKPFSCSECGKGFARSSQLKLHQRVHTGEKPFTCSECGKGFFRSSQLLKHQQIHTVEKPFICSECGKGFTDSAQLKVHQFVHTAERPFTCSDCGKGFIWHSHLLTHQLDHTGEKPFTCSECGKGFTRSSQLKIHERVHTGEWPFTCSECREGFTWQSQLIEHQRVHTGEKPFICSECGRGFARSSHLKEHRQLHTRQRPFTCCECGKGFIRSSQLKVHQRVHTGEKPFSCSECGKGFTESCNLVKHYRIHTGEKPFTCSDCGKGFTQSAQLKKHQRVHTGEKPFSCSECGKGFTQSCKLVRHCQNHTRENLFTCSDCGKEFTRSSDFKIHQRIHTGGCHSPVLNVGKDSLRHLN; encoded by the coding sequence ATgcagttcacctgctcagactgtgggaagggattcactcgctcatccaacctacagagacaccagcgagttcacactggggagaagccattcacatgctctgaatgtgggaagggatttgctcggtcatctcaactgaaggagcatcagcgagtccacactggggagaagccattctcctgctctgaatgtgggaagggatttgctcggtcatctcaactgaagttacatcagcgtgttcacactggggagaagccattcacttgctctgaatgtgggaaaggattctttCGTTCATCTCAGCTCTTGAAACACCAGCAAATTCACACTGTGGaaaagccattcatctgctcagaatgtgggaagggattcactgattCAGCTCAGCTGAAAGTAcatcagtttgttcacactgcggagagaccgttcacctgctcagactgtgggaaaggattcatttggCATTCTcatctactgacacaccagttagatcacactggggagaaaccattcacctgctctgaatgtgggaagggattcactcggtcatctcaactgaagatacatgagcgagtccacactggggaatggccattcacctgctctgaatgtcgGGAGGGTTTCACTTGGCAATCTCAACTGattgaacatcagcgagttcacactggggagaagccgttcatctgctctgaatgtgggaggggattcgcccggtcatctcatctgaaggaacATCGGCAACTTCACACTCGGCAGAGGCCGTTCAcatgctgtgaatgtgggaagggattcattcggtcatctcaactgaaggtacatcagcgagttcacactggggagaaaccgttcagctgctctgaatgtgggaagggattcactgagtcatgCAACCTTGTGAAGCACtaccgaattcacactggggagaaaccattcacctgctcagattgtgggaagggattcactcagtcagctCAACTCAagaaacatcagcgagttcacactggggagaaacctttcagctgctctgaatgtgggaagggattcactcagtcatgcaAACTTGTGAGGCACTGCCAAAATCACACTAGGGAGaacctgttcacctgctcagattgtgggaaggaattcactcggtcatctgactttAAAATCCATCAGAGAATTCACACTGGGGGGTGCCACTCacctgttctgaatgtgggaaaggattcactcaggcatctcaattaa